In one window of Methanolobus mangrovi DNA:
- a CDS encoding TIGR00269 family protein, with protein sequence METKTIKCNKCNNDAIIFQKYSGMHLCRKHFIEDVERKIKLTIRKHYSIQKNDVIAIGLSGGKDSSTTLYILHQIFGKRPDIELVGISIDEGIEGYRPSTIGSAKELTEKLGIRHIVRSFKEEYDTTMDEIAPQQREKGACSYCGVLRKSLLNKIALEIGATKLAIGHNLDDEAQTILLNHLKGDVARMVRLAPPKELEGLVLRMKPLRHIPEKEVALYAYLHDLPLGFGGCPYAHEAMRREIRVMLNEFEVNHPGTKYALLSGFDKISGILGREFPQEGLSRCSLCGQACTEDICQACKLLKRDQ encoded by the coding sequence ATGGAAACAAAAACGATCAAATGCAACAAATGCAACAACGATGCAATCATTTTTCAGAAATACTCAGGTATGCACCTGTGCAGGAAACATTTCATAGAGGATGTTGAGCGTAAGATAAAACTCACCATCAGGAAACATTACAGCATCCAGAAGAATGATGTCATTGCAATAGGACTTAGTGGCGGCAAAGACAGCAGTACTACCCTATACATATTACACCAGATATTCGGGAAAAGACCGGACATCGAACTTGTAGGCATATCCATTGATGAAGGTATCGAAGGATATCGACCAAGCACGATAGGCTCTGCAAAAGAGCTAACGGAAAAACTTGGTATCAGACATATAGTTCGTTCATTTAAGGAAGAATACGATACTACTATGGATGAGATAGCTCCGCAACAAAGAGAGAAGGGGGCATGTAGCTATTGTGGTGTCCTGCGAAAATCCCTGTTGAATAAGATAGCTCTGGAAATAGGTGCGACAAAACTGGCTATCGGTCATAATCTTGACGATGAGGCACAGACAATTCTCCTCAATCACCTGAAAGGAGATGTGGCTCGTATGGTAAGACTTGCTCCCCCAAAAGAGCTGGAAGGACTTGTCCTTAGAATGAAGCCACTCAGACATATTCCTGAGAAAGAGGTTGCCCTCTATGCTTACCTGCATGACCTTCCATTGGGTTTTGGAGGATGTCCATATGCACATGAGGCAATGAGAAGGGAGATAAGGGTCATGCTCAATGAATTCGAGGTCAACCACCCGGGGACTAAATATGCCCTGTTGAGTGGTTTTGACAAGATATCAGGCATTCTTGGCCGTGAATTCCCACAGGAAGGTCTCTCCAGATGTAGCCTGTGCGGACAGGCATGTACTGAAGATATATGCCAGGCATGTAAGCTTCTTAAACGTGATCAGTAA
- a CDS encoding tripartite tricarboxylate transporter permease has product MSVLTDVPMWAFLISVLVGYLLGIVSGLVPGIHTNNFALILLAFSPFLSEKGLPAVCIAAMILSNSISHTFHDIIPSIFLGAPGEDTALAVLPGHTLLLEGQGAQAIRLSALGSAGSVVLSLLTVIPLSFLFVKGHQVIQANMAYILIFVVFVMIMTEKGEYLHGEGKIHVWRKRFFAFLLFGMSGLLGMLAFRMEYLSSPIIGWAEGSILLPLLSGLFGASQLIISLFSDPIIPVQYDSKPDLERTKIFRGIVTGSIFGSIVAWLPGISSSIATLFARLFVKEDESSGDRFQDDGAFQSSSKEFIVSISGVNTSNAIFGLMALAFLGKTRSGAMVAINELMNGVSLEISQVVLFLCALLLTSLLSYLSTIYLGDNIHHVLEKLDYPKLCYGIIFFLAVMILLSTGVFGLLIFVISIPIGMLAPFLGVKKSHAMGVILLPVILYFI; this is encoded by the coding sequence ATGAGTGTGCTAACAGATGTACCCATGTGGGCATTTTTAATATCGGTGCTTGTTGGTTATCTTCTGGGCATTGTGTCCGGTCTTGTACCAGGAATTCACACCAACAACTTCGCATTGATATTGCTTGCATTCTCTCCCTTTCTCTCTGAAAAGGGATTGCCGGCCGTTTGCATTGCGGCCATGATACTATCAAATTCAATATCGCATACTTTTCATGATATTATTCCATCTATTTTCCTCGGAGCACCTGGGGAAGATACAGCTCTGGCAGTACTTCCCGGCCATACTCTGTTGCTTGAAGGTCAGGGTGCGCAGGCTATCCGTCTTTCAGCTCTTGGAAGTGCAGGTTCTGTTGTCCTGTCTCTTCTTACAGTAATCCCACTTTCATTTCTTTTCGTGAAAGGGCATCAGGTCATTCAGGCAAACATGGCATATATCCTCATCTTCGTTGTCTTTGTAATGATAATGACGGAGAAAGGTGAGTATCTCCACGGAGAAGGAAAGATACATGTGTGGAGAAAAAGATTCTTTGCATTTCTGCTCTTTGGAATGAGTGGCCTGTTAGGTATGCTCGCATTCAGGATGGAATATCTTTCATCTCCGATAATAGGCTGGGCGGAGGGCTCCATACTACTTCCACTGTTAAGCGGATTATTTGGTGCATCCCAGCTCATCATAAGCCTGTTCTCCGATCCGATTATTCCGGTACAATATGATTCAAAACCGGACCTTGAAAGGACTAAGATCTTCAGAGGAATTGTAACCGGAAGTATATTCGGTTCCATTGTGGCATGGTTACCAGGAATATCCTCATCAATAGCAACTTTATTTGCGCGCCTCTTTGTGAAGGAAGACGAAAGTTCCGGTGATAGATTTCAGGATGATGGGGCTTTCCAGAGTTCTTCAAAAGAATTCATCGTGTCAATTTCAGGTGTCAACACAAGCAATGCAATATTCGGATTGATGGCACTTGCATTCCTGGGAAAGACAAGGAGTGGTGCAATGGTAGCCATAAATGAGTTGATGAACGGTGTGTCTCTGGAAATTTCACAGGTAGTGCTTTTTTTGTGTGCACTTCTGCTGACATCATTACTTTCATACCTGTCAACAATCTATCTTGGCGATAATATTCATCATGTGCTGGAAAAACTAGATTATCCCAAGCTCTGCTACGGTATCATCTTTTTCCTTGCAGTCATGATATTGTTGTCAACAGGAGTATTCGGGTTACTTATTTTTGTCATATCAATTCCAATAGGAATGCTTGCTCCGTTTCTCGGAGTAAAAAAGAGTCATGCGATGGGCGTGATATTGTTACCTGTGATCCTGTATTTCATTTAG
- a CDS encoding cupin domain-containing protein encodes MIRTSCKTVEAYITKDGSSIRELMHPLVHGNLAQSLAEATVPAGSTTLLHRHKVTEEIYHILSGCGLMILGEESIFVEEGDSICIHPGTPHNIKNTGEEELRLLCCCSPSYSHEDTEILELNEIQDHR; translated from the coding sequence ATGATCAGAACTTCCTGCAAGACTGTAGAAGCTTACATCACAAAAGACGGTTCATCCATCAGGGAACTCATGCATCCTCTTGTACATGGTAACTTAGCCCAGAGTCTTGCTGAGGCTACAGTACCTGCAGGAAGTACCACACTTTTGCACCGGCATAAGGTTACAGAAGAGATATATCATATTTTATCAGGCTGTGGCCTGATGATACTTGGGGAAGAATCTATTTTCGTCGAAGAAGGAGATTCCATCTGCATTCATCCCGGAACCCCCCATAATATCAAAAATACCGGCGAAGAAGAACTTAGGTTACTGTGCTGCTGCTCCCCATCCTATTCACATGAAGATACTGAGATACTTGAACTAAATGAAATACAGGATCACAGGTAA
- a CDS encoding minichromosome maintenance protein MCM, translating into MMGETVQELIEVPIGEIQAKHLSKSITVKGQIVEVGNIQPKIKKAIFRCEACETNIEIPQSTSKELLTPQICSNETCGRSNCFELLIDESDIIDYRWIRIGKILDNYGSVDTNNSLFVEIEGDLVTEPIMDAIVSITGEVKTSLKGKTNSRTKIGDYILYATAIEKVTQNELKPSLKKPEIRKANPNKVKMIEILKEMKDSKNSHRLLLEDVYTTTQMHDISKIEVDELMVELERRGDICRTGKDLIVIM; encoded by the coding sequence ATGATGGGCGAAACTGTGCAAGAATTAATAGAAGTTCCTATCGGTGAAATTCAAGCTAAACATTTGTCTAAATCAATTACTGTGAAAGGACAAATTGTAGAAGTAGGGAATATTCAACCAAAAATTAAAAAAGCTATTTTTAGATGTGAAGCATGCGAAACAAATATTGAGATTCCTCAATCCACAAGCAAAGAATTATTGACACCACAAATATGTTCAAATGAGACATGTGGTAGAAGTAACTGTTTTGAACTTTTAATCGATGAATCAGACATTATTGATTATAGGTGGATACGTATTGGAAAGATTCTTGATAATTATGGTTCTGTGGATACAAATAATTCATTATTCGTGGAGATTGAAGGAGACCTTGTAACAGAGCCAATTATGGATGCTATAGTTTCTATTACCGGAGAAGTAAAGACTTCATTAAAAGGCAAAACAAACAGCAGGACTAAAATAGGAGACTATATCCTGTATGCGACTGCAATTGAGAAAGTTACTCAAAATGAACTAAAGCCTTCTCTTAAAAAGCCAGAAATTAGAAAAGCTAATCCCAATAAAGTAAAAATGATTGAGATATTAAAAGAGATGAAGGATTCAAAAAATAGTCATCGGCTTCTCTTAGAAGACGTTTATACTACAACACAAATGCATGATATCAGTAAAATAGAAGTTGACGAACTTATGGTAGAGCTAGAGCGTCGAGGAGATATATGCAGAACAGGTAAAGACCTTATAGTTATTATGTGA
- a CDS encoding ATP-binding protein codes for MVKIAVTGKGGVGKTTFSGTLARMLARDGYDVLAIDADADMNLASSLGIKKAPEPLTDYQDLIEERAGEKGGMFKFNPKVDDIVDKFGVVGPDNVKMLVMGTIERGGSGCMCPASAFLKAFLRHVVLKDTSAVILDMEAGIEHLGRGTTRGIDLMIVVVEPGMRSIETAQRIKQLSEGIDVKHLAAIINKGTSANIKPKLEELGIPVLGEIPYDPDLMEADFNGLAPIDVGGKWIDSVTEIKNTMLEMIAGFEKEE; via the coding sequence ATGGTAAAAATTGCAGTCACAGGAAAAGGCGGAGTAGGCAAGACAACATTTTCCGGAACTCTTGCAAGAATGCTGGCAAGGGATGGGTATGATGTACTTGCCATTGATGCCGATGCCGACATGAACCTTGCTTCCTCCCTGGGGATTAAAAAGGCTCCTGAACCACTCACTGACTATCAGGACCTCATTGAAGAGAGAGCAGGGGAAAAGGGAGGCATGTTCAAATTCAATCCAAAAGTCGATGACATTGTGGATAAGTTCGGTGTTGTTGGCCCGGATAATGTCAAAATGCTCGTCATGGGCACCATCGAGAGAGGCGGAAGTGGCTGCATGTGTCCTGCTTCAGCATTCCTGAAAGCTTTTTTGCGCCATGTGGTGTTAAAAGATACCAGTGCTGTTATATTGGATATGGAAGCGGGGATTGAGCACCTTGGAAGAGGCACGACCCGAGGAATAGACCTTATGATAGTTGTTGTTGAACCAGGAATGCGTTCCATTGAAACAGCCCAGAGGATCAAGCAACTTTCCGAAGGTATCGATGTAAAGCATCTTGCTGCAATCATCAACAAAGGTACTTCTGCAAATATCAAACCAAAACTGGAAGAGCTTGGAATCCCTGTTCTCGGAGAAATACCATACGACCCCGACCTTATGGAAGCTGACTTCAATGGACTTGCACCAATTGATGTCGGAGGCAAGTGGATAGATTCGGTCACAGAGATCAAGAACACAATGCTTGAAATGATAGCAGGTTTTGAGAAAGAAGAATAG